The Deltaproteobacteria bacterium genome segment AAGCAGCAGCGTGTTACCCTTATGAAAAGGAAAAGCGGTGACGAAATTCAATGGAAGTTCACGTCGAACAATATGGACTTCCCCCGAATTTAAGGACACTAAGTTAGGTTAGGCTACCATAGATTCGAGCTCATAAGATACTGGAGAAAGATACCCCAGTGTTGAGTGACGTCTCTTTCGATTATAGAATATTTCAATATAATTAAAAATA includes the following:
- a CDS encoding IS3 family transposase, with translation IFNYIEIFYNRKRRHSTLGYLSPVSYELESMVA